In Janibacter cremeus, a genomic segment contains:
- the argB gene encoding acetylglutamate kinase codes for MHSDTTLRGAIDAAALRVARSKATTLVEALPWLEQFRGALVVIKYGGNAMTDETLKAAFAKDIVFLRYAGLRPVVVHGGGPQIQTMLDRLGLASEFKGGLRVTTPEVMDVVRMVLTGQVGRELVGLLNQHGPVAVGMSGEDAGLFGGRRRRLEVDGESVDIGLVGDVESVDPAAVLDILDAGRIPVVSTIAPDLDADGQVLNVNADTAASALAVALHAQKLVVLTDVEGIYADWPDRDSLLSHLSVSGARDLLDQVDTGMIPKLEACIRAVTKGVPQAHVVDGRQPHSMLLEIFTSEGFGTMILPDEHGTTDTDADDTEGEGTP; via the coding sequence ATGCACTCGGACACCACCCTGCGCGGTGCGATCGACGCCGCCGCACTGCGCGTGGCGCGGAGCAAGGCGACGACACTCGTCGAGGCCCTGCCCTGGCTCGAGCAGTTCCGCGGGGCGCTCGTCGTGATCAAGTACGGCGGCAACGCCATGACCGACGAGACGCTCAAGGCCGCCTTCGCCAAGGACATCGTCTTCCTGCGCTACGCAGGCCTGCGTCCGGTCGTCGTGCACGGCGGCGGTCCCCAGATCCAGACGATGCTCGACCGTCTCGGCCTGGCGAGCGAGTTCAAGGGCGGGCTGCGCGTCACCACCCCCGAGGTCATGGACGTCGTGCGGATGGTGCTCACCGGCCAGGTCGGACGCGAGCTCGTCGGGCTGCTCAACCAGCACGGTCCCGTCGCCGTCGGCATGTCCGGCGAGGACGCGGGACTCTTCGGCGGTCGTCGTCGCCGGCTGGAGGTCGACGGGGAGAGCGTGGACATCGGACTCGTCGGTGACGTCGAGTCCGTGGATCCCGCCGCGGTCCTCGACATCCTCGACGCCGGCCGCATCCCCGTCGTGTCGACGATCGCACCCGACCTCGACGCCGACGGCCAGGTGCTCAACGTCAACGCCGACACCGCGGCCTCCGCGTTGGCCGTTGCCCTGCATGCTCAGAAGCTCGTCGTCCTCACCGATGTCGAGGGCATCTACGCGGACTGGCCCGACCGCGACTCGCTGCTGTCCCACCTGAGCGTCTCCGGCGCCCGCGACCTGCTCGACCAGGTCGACACCGGCATGATCCCCAAGCTCGAGGCGTGCATCCGCGCCGTGACGAAGGGGGTGCCACAGGCCCACGTCGTCGACGGACGCCAGCCGCACTCGATGCTGCTGGAGATCTTCACCTCCGAGGGCTTCGGGACGATGATCCTGCCCGACGAGCACGGCACCACGGACACCGACGCCGACGACACCGAAGGTGAGGGCACCCCCTGA